One genomic window of Plasmodium coatneyi strain Hackeri chromosome 12, complete sequence includes the following:
- a CDS encoding GTPase: protein MRSVVKSPFSLFLWVFFVNVTRLCCFIPKRETTKLVTCSNFRLFEDSKKKEDLEYKPFKNISFNKLKSSLKNFLVINKRFNISDVKHVSFLGKFHNYEKIENYGVNEICILGRSNVGKSTFLRNFIKYLTNVNEHATVKVSKNSGCTRSINLYSFENGKKKKLFILTDMPGFGYAAGIGRKKMEYLRKNLEDYIFLRNQICLFFILIDMSVDIQKVDVSIVDAIKKTNIPFRVICTKSDKLSTNPEERLQAIKNFYQLEKIPIHISKFSTHNYINIFKEIQYHCNLDTP from the exons ATGCGAAGCGTAGTTAAATCGCCCTTCTCCCTATTTCTTTGGGTGTTCTTCGTTAATGTGACTCGTCTGTGTTGTTTCATTCCCAAAAGGGAAACCACCAAACTTGTGACATGCTCAAATTTCCGACTTTTTGAAG AcagtaaaaagaaggaagacctCGAATATAAGCCTTTCAAAAATATCAGCTTTAACAAGCTTAAGAGCAGTTTGAAAAACTTTCTTGTAATAAACAAAAGGTTTAACATATCGGATGTTAAGCACGTTTCCTTtttag GAAAGTTCCACAATTATGAGAAAATTGAGAATTATGGCGTAAATGAAATATGCATACTTGGTCGGAGCAACGTAGGGAAGTCCACCTTTCTGAGGAACTTTATAAAATATCTTACCAACGTGAATGAGCATGCAACTGTGAAAGTTTCCAAGAACAGCGGGTGCACTAGGTCgataaatttatattctttTGAAAatggcaagaaaaaaaagttgttcattttgacGGACATGCCTGGATTTGGCTATGCTGCAGgaataggaagaaagaagatgGAATATTTGAGAAAAAACCTAGAGGACTATATATTTCTGCGAAATCAAATATGtctgttttttattcttatcgACATGAGCGTGGATATACAGAAGGTTGACGTATCCATAGTGGACGCCATAAA AAAAACGAACATACCCTTCAGAGTGATCTGCACAAAGAGTGACAAGTTGAGCACAAATCCTGAGGAACGCCTTCAAGCaatcaaaaatttttatcagCTGGAAAAAATCCCCATACACATTTCGAAATTTTCTACGCACAATTA cataaatattttcaagGAAATTCAGTACCACTGCAATTTGGACACCCCGTGA